A part of Paenibacillus sp. 481 genomic DNA contains:
- the ytfJ gene encoding GerW family sporulation protein, whose protein sequence is MAEHPIEGLMRAALENIKTMVDVNAIVGDPVQTPDGSVILPISRVALGFAAGGSDFRVEGHERHHDQSEKHQNGHSVSTSTKPFGGGSGGGIYITPIAFLVVGKNGINVVSVDSQTHLLEKLIDAAPQVLDRIEGMFQRSNRRKHDDDIIIT, encoded by the coding sequence ATGGCGGAACATCCTATTGAAGGCTTAATGAGAGCTGCGTTGGAAAATATTAAGACGATGGTAGACGTAAATGCGATCGTCGGAGATCCGGTGCAAACGCCAGATGGCAGTGTTATTTTGCCGATTAGTCGGGTCGCTTTGGGGTTTGCTGCAGGTGGAAGTGACTTTCGTGTAGAGGGACATGAACGGCATCACGACCAGTCCGAAAAGCATCAAAATGGGCATTCGGTATCTACCTCTACGAAGCCATTTGGTGGTGGTAGCGGCGGCGGTATTTATATTACACCCATTGCTTTCCTCGTTGTTGGGAAAAATGGAATTAATGTGGTGTCGGTAGACAGTCAGACACACTTGCTGGAGAAACTTATCGATGCAGCCCCGCAAGTACTGGATCGGATAGAAGGCATGTTTCAGCGTTCAAATCGGCGTAAACATGATGACGACATTATTATTACGTAG
- the resB gene encoding cytochrome c biogenesis protein ResB gives MRFDNTKCECGHQNAVGTVLCEACGKPTVEEMMQEDSVLEMRYDGVARKSQKENPSLLNRVWNFFSSVKIAVIIIVITLISSTFGTIYPQESQFINIDASVYYKENYGTLGHIYYLLGLSNTYESWWFITLLVMIGASLVVCSLDRVLPLYRALHKQKVRKHTQFITRQRVTYGTQIQADQTEWLSNMETALKKKGYNVVRDEDALLAEKNRFSRWGPYINHIGLIVFLLAVLARNIPGWHMEYYTGFPQGQPVPIPSTPYYFQNEEFIVEYYSADEMPEEFAKEGRIMAKLYETKGTLFRCVDKCDDPVAEPVLEEVHRHNIRVNHPMVYDSLSFYQFGFDFTPKLISVKPILSNVATGEKYGQIEVKVNKTETHYKVGPYQLELREKYHDFGLGSDGKPTNKSNKPNAPAFVFMITGPGIVATGEPYLYFPLPKDKVRFQQDMLNGEIGKKFKLEVDTMNDVTFSESTTYLTVRKDTALPFVWVGAAISMIGLIMGFYWQHRRIWLRLDGDQLALGAHTNKNWYGLRHEVARVMKTMDLEVDPKAIDRGGNKG, from the coding sequence GTGCGGTTTGACAATACGAAATGTGAGTGTGGTCATCAAAATGCGGTCGGAACCGTGCTATGTGAGGCTTGCGGCAAGCCGACGGTTGAGGAAATGATGCAGGAGGACAGTGTCCTCGAAATGCGCTATGACGGGGTGGCACGAAAGTCACAGAAAGAAAATCCATCCTTACTTAATCGCGTCTGGAACTTTTTCTCTTCCGTTAAAATAGCGGTTATTATTATCGTCATTACGTTGATTAGTTCAACGTTCGGGACGATATACCCGCAAGAAAGTCAATTTATTAATATTGATGCATCCGTTTACTACAAAGAGAATTACGGTACACTTGGCCATATTTATTATTTGTTAGGCTTGTCCAATACGTATGAATCATGGTGGTTTATAACGCTGCTCGTCATGATCGGCGCTTCGCTTGTTGTGTGCAGCTTGGATCGCGTATTACCGTTGTACCGCGCATTACATAAACAAAAAGTGCGCAAGCACACGCAGTTTATTACGCGTCAGCGTGTAACCTACGGTACTCAAATTCAAGCCGACCAAACGGAATGGCTATCGAATATGGAGACGGCGCTCAAGAAAAAAGGCTATAATGTCGTTCGAGATGAAGACGCTTTATTAGCGGAGAAGAATCGCTTTAGTCGCTGGGGCCCGTATATTAACCATATTGGCTTAATCGTATTTCTGCTCGCCGTGTTGGCACGCAACATTCCAGGCTGGCACATGGAGTATTATACGGGTTTTCCTCAAGGACAACCGGTTCCCATTCCAAGCACACCGTATTACTTTCAAAATGAGGAATTTATCGTTGAGTATTACAGTGCGGATGAGATGCCGGAGGAGTTTGCGAAGGAAGGTCGCATCATGGCGAAGCTGTATGAAACGAAGGGGACATTGTTCCGTTGCGTGGATAAGTGCGATGACCCGGTAGCTGAACCGGTGCTGGAAGAGGTGCACCGTCACAACATTCGAGTCAATCATCCCATGGTGTATGACAGTCTTTCCTTCTATCAATTTGGTTTCGATTTCACGCCGAAGCTCATTTCAGTCAAGCCGATTTTGTCGAACGTAGCTACAGGCGAGAAATACGGACAAATAGAAGTGAAGGTTAACAAGACAGAAACACATTATAAAGTTGGCCCGTACCAATTAGAATTGCGGGAGAAATATCATGATTTTGGACTCGGTTCGGATGGCAAACCTACGAACAAATCCAATAAACCGAATGCGCCTGCGTTTGTGTTTATGATTACAGGGCCCGGAATCGTCGCAACAGGCGAGCCTTATTTATATTTCCCGCTGCCTAAAGACAAGGTGCGATTCCAACAAGATATGTTGAATGGTGAAATTGGAAAGAAGTTTAAACTCGAAGTCGACACGATGAACGATGTAACGTTCTCCGAATCGACAACCTATTTAACGGTGCGTAAAGATACAGCACTTCCGTTTGTATGGGTAGGGGCAGCAATAAGCATGATCGGCCTTATTATGGGTTTTTACTGGCAGCATCGTCGGATATGGTTGCGCTTGGATGGCGACCAGCTAGCACTTGGGGCGCATACGAACAAGAATTGGTACGGTTTGCGTCATGAGGTAGCACGCGTAATGAAGACGATGGACCTGGAAGTTGATCCGAAGGCCATAGACCGTGGGGGGAATAAAGGGTGA
- a CDS encoding response regulator transcription factor has product MSEQVNRILVVDDEERIRRLLKMYLEKEGYEIDEAEDGEVALRKAVSEDYALILLDVMLPGMDGVEMCTRLRQVKATPVIMLTAKGEEMNRVQGFEVGADDYVVKPFSPREVIYRVKAVLRRSSATAFLTNDPKTSNNIVFPHLVIEHDAHRVSADGQEVSLTPKEYELLHYLAVSPDKVFSREELLKDVWNYEFFGDLRTVDTHVKRLREKLNKVSPEAATMITTVWGVGYKLEVPK; this is encoded by the coding sequence ATGTCCGAACAAGTAAACCGCATTCTGGTCGTAGATGACGAGGAACGTATTCGCCGACTGCTAAAAATGTACTTGGAGAAGGAAGGATACGAAATCGATGAGGCTGAAGATGGTGAAGTCGCGCTGCGCAAAGCGGTAAGTGAAGACTACGCGCTAATTTTACTCGATGTAATGCTTCCAGGCATGGATGGCGTTGAAATGTGTACACGCTTGCGTCAAGTAAAAGCAACACCAGTCATTATGTTGACGGCAAAAGGCGAAGAGATGAACCGCGTGCAAGGGTTTGAAGTTGGAGCTGACGATTATGTCGTAAAGCCGTTCAGCCCGCGTGAAGTCATTTATCGGGTTAAAGCTGTACTGCGTCGCTCATCAGCAACTGCATTTTTGACCAATGATCCGAAAACGAGCAACAACATTGTGTTCCCGCATCTTGTAATCGAGCATGATGCACACCGTGTATCAGCAGACGGTCAAGAAGTGAGTTTAACTCCCAAAGAATACGAACTTCTTCATTATTTAGCGGTATCTCCGGATAAAGTGTTTTCTCGTGAGGAACTGTTAAAAGATGTGTGGAACTACGAGTTTTTTGGTGATTTGCGCACGGTGGATACCCATGTGAAACGATTGCGTGAGAAGTTAAATAAAGTGTCGCCAGAGGCCGCTACGATGATTACGACGGTATGGGGTGTTGGCTACAAGCTAGAGGTGCCTAAATAA
- the ccsB gene encoding c-type cytochrome biogenesis protein CcsB, whose protein sequence is MTLLELSQDAYLASFFIYCLAFILFVFTMAGTKMKVKDTASHVKKWGNISFAVTIIGFVSQLIYFATRWIGGGHIPVSNMYEFMSFLAMMIIAAFLVMFMIYRSAVLGVFAVPLAFIIMAYASVFPSEVQPLIPSLDSIWMILHVSLAAIGYAFFAVGFVVGLMYLLRTVRWDDVKYRTQQRWLEFVLIVVVITIGYIFVMFGFRAVNYEVSIGQKVDVVENGQITSKLEMVKYEIPPLIAPHNSDEASLEAVPSLLGLSLPLVEAPGWMEGVHAGRKLNTVVFSIIAGLLLYALIRLIIRKPIARAIHPMLQSMDPDDLDEISYRANAIGFPIFTLGGLIFAMIWAHIAWSRFWGWDPKEVWALVTWLFYSAYLHLRLSRGWHGTKSSWLAVIGFMIVLFTLLGVNLIIAGLHSYSGV, encoded by the coding sequence GTGACTTTGTTAGAACTTAGTCAAGACGCGTATTTAGCGAGCTTCTTTATTTATTGTCTTGCTTTTATTTTGTTCGTATTTACGATGGCTGGTACCAAGATGAAAGTGAAAGATACGGCTAGCCACGTCAAAAAGTGGGGGAACATCTCATTTGCGGTTACGATAATCGGTTTTGTATCGCAATTGATTTACTTTGCAACTCGTTGGATTGGCGGCGGACATATTCCTGTCAGCAACATGTATGAGTTCATGTCCTTCTTGGCGATGATGATTATCGCAGCTTTCCTTGTGATGTTTATGATTTATCGCTCTGCTGTACTTGGCGTATTTGCCGTTCCGCTTGCTTTCATTATTATGGCCTATGCTTCCGTCTTTCCGAGCGAAGTACAGCCATTGATTCCATCTTTGGACTCCATATGGATGATTTTGCACGTATCCTTGGCAGCAATAGGCTATGCCTTTTTCGCGGTCGGCTTCGTTGTCGGATTAATGTATTTGCTTCGTACGGTACGTTGGGACGATGTGAAATACCGTACGCAGCAGCGTTGGCTCGAATTTGTACTGATTGTCGTCGTAATTACAATCGGATACATTTTCGTCATGTTCGGATTCCGTGCTGTTAATTATGAGGTTTCAATCGGCCAAAAAGTGGATGTCGTTGAAAATGGCCAAATTACGAGTAAATTAGAAATGGTTAAGTATGAGATTCCACCGCTAATCGCACCGCATAATAGTGATGAAGCATCTCTAGAAGCAGTTCCTTCGTTACTAGGGTTGTCTCTTCCGCTTGTGGAAGCACCCGGCTGGATGGAAGGCGTCCACGCCGGACGTAAACTGAATACAGTCGTATTCTCTATCATTGCCGGATTATTATTATATGCTCTTATTCGTCTTATTATTCGTAAACCGATTGCACGCGCTATTCATCCTATGCTTCAGTCAATGGACCCTGATGATCTGGATGAGATCAGTTACCGTGCAAATGCGATCGGATTCCCAATCTTTACACTTGGCGGACTTATCTTCGCTATGATTTGGGCGCATATTGCTTGGTCCCGCTTCTGGGGCTGGGATCCAAAAGAAGTATGGGCGCTCGTTACTTGGTTGTTCTATAGCGCATATTTACACTTGCGCCTGTCACGTGGCTGGCACGGGACGAAATCGTCTTGGCTTGCCGTAATAGGCTTTATGATTGTATTATTTACATTGCTAGGCGTTAACTTGATTATTGCCGGTCTCCACTCCTATTCAGGAGTATAA
- a CDS encoding spore maturation protein has translation MYSFISTVSTWAIPAIVVFIPLYAYFRKVPVYESFVEGAKDGFQTSINIIPTLVGMMVAISVFRASGAMDWIVSLFRPIMDWFGVPSEVMPLAFLRPITGAGSLAFTTDLIKTYGADSLIGRIASTIQGSTDTTLYVLIVYFGAVGIRKGRYALKVGLFSDFVGFVAAIVICLLVFGSS, from the coding sequence ATGTATTCGTTCATATCGACGGTATCCACATGGGCCATTCCGGCTATCGTCGTGTTTATTCCACTCTACGCTTACTTTCGGAAAGTCCCGGTCTATGAATCATTTGTCGAGGGCGCTAAAGATGGATTCCAGACCTCCATCAACATTATCCCCACGTTAGTTGGGATGATGGTTGCGATCAGTGTATTTCGCGCATCGGGTGCGATGGATTGGATCGTTAGTTTGTTCCGTCCAATTATGGATTGGTTTGGGGTGCCAAGCGAAGTGATGCCGCTAGCGTTCTTGCGGCCCATTACAGGAGCGGGTTCGTTAGCATTTACTACGGATCTCATTAAAACGTATGGTGCTGATTCGCTTATCGGGCGTATTGCCTCTACGATTCAGGGCAGTACGGATACGACGCTTTACGTCCTCATTGTTTATTTTGGCGCAGTCGGAATACGTAAAGGCAGATACGCGTTAAAAGTCGGTCTCTTTTCTGATTTTGTCGGCTTTGTTGCTGCTATTGTGATATGTTTACTCGTATTTGGGTCAAGCTAA
- a CDS encoding pseudouridine synthase, producing MERLQKILANAGVASRRKCEELILSGKVVVNDEVVTTLGVKADPATDVITVNGREITQSDKVYAAFYKPKAVITSMSDPEGRKTVRDFMGGLRTRVYPVGRLDYDTEGLLILTNDGELANKLMHPRHHVEKTYHVTVKGVPHGDNLDKLKKGIKLEDGVTLPAEIEYHDVNVETNTATISITITEGRNRQVRRMFEAIGHSVIRLKRVRFGNITLQGLVRGKHRILTKSEVNELQQSIKTSRRS from the coding sequence ATGGAACGATTACAAAAAATATTGGCGAACGCAGGGGTTGCTTCGCGCAGAAAATGCGAAGAACTTATTTTATCCGGCAAGGTAGTAGTGAATGACGAAGTTGTCACAACGCTTGGCGTGAAGGCAGACCCTGCCACGGACGTCATTACAGTTAATGGACGGGAAATTACCCAGTCCGATAAAGTATATGCTGCGTTTTACAAACCGAAAGCGGTTATTACATCGATGTCTGACCCTGAAGGCAGAAAGACAGTGCGTGACTTTATGGGCGGACTGCGTACGCGTGTATACCCAGTAGGACGCTTGGACTATGATACTGAAGGTTTGTTGATCCTCACAAATGACGGCGAACTAGCGAATAAGCTTATGCATCCGCGACACCATGTAGAGAAAACGTATCATGTAACCGTTAAAGGCGTACCGCACGGGGATAACTTGGACAAGCTTAAGAAAGGGATTAAGCTTGAAGATGGTGTGACATTGCCAGCCGAGATCGAGTACCACGATGTAAACGTGGAAACGAATACGGCTACAATCAGCATCACGATTACCGAAGGTCGTAATCGTCAAGTTCGCCGCATGTTTGAAGCGATCGGCCATTCGGTCATCCGTTTGAAGCGTGTCAGATTCGGTAACATTACCCTGCAAGGCTTAGTGCGCGGTAAGCATCGCATACTGACGAAATCCGAAGTGAATGAGTTGCAGCAATCGATTAAGACAAGCCGCCGCAGCTAA
- a CDS encoding D-alanyl-D-alanine carboxypeptidase family protein → MSKLRRIAPAVRVIVTIMLLCTVLTPFSSKNAAEAQQGQYGQSRQSEQVQFQSYSFKPRAKKETNEEPSRAHTPSTAAKAAAIIDVRSGRILHSENGDEQLPMASTTKIMTAIVAIEHGKLSDKVKVSNRAVGKEGSSIYLRLGEEMSLNHMLYGLMLRSGNDAATAIAEHVGGSEEGFVYLMNEKARLLGLERTQFQNAHGLDAKGHYTTANELARISAYALHNATFREMVRTRIKSAPNPYEKWDYKWVNKNKMLRFYEGADGVKTGYTKQALRCLVSSATRNGQQLAVVTLNDGQDWVDHEHLLDYGFKTFPLTTLIEAGQKISGYPLIAKQALKYPLTLEEKEQVTSRLTLTPKDTVDYRLGDRGRLEFRIQDQVLGAVSLRDDTSPNG, encoded by the coding sequence ATGAGCAAGTTGCGCCGCATTGCGCCAGCCGTACGCGTTATAGTTACCATCATGCTGTTATGTACTGTCCTGACGCCATTTAGTTCCAAGAATGCGGCTGAGGCCCAACAAGGGCAATATGGACAAAGTAGACAAAGTGAGCAAGTCCAATTTCAATCGTATTCTTTTAAACCTCGTGCCAAAAAAGAAACAAACGAAGAACCATCTCGTGCTCACACACCGTCTACTGCAGCAAAAGCAGCTGCAATTATCGATGTGCGTTCAGGACGCATTTTACACAGTGAAAATGGGGATGAGCAGCTCCCGATGGCAAGTACGACCAAAATAATGACAGCTATTGTAGCTATCGAACACGGAAAGCTGTCCGATAAAGTGAAAGTGAGCAATCGAGCTGTAGGAAAAGAAGGTTCATCGATTTATTTGCGTCTTGGTGAAGAGATGAGTTTAAATCACATGCTCTATGGCCTTATGCTGCGTTCCGGCAATGATGCGGCTACTGCGATAGCAGAGCATGTTGGCGGCTCAGAAGAAGGTTTTGTGTATTTGATGAACGAGAAGGCGCGACTATTAGGGTTAGAGCGAACGCAGTTTCAAAACGCTCATGGTTTGGACGCAAAAGGGCACTATACGACAGCTAACGAATTGGCTCGTATTTCGGCTTATGCGCTGCACAACGCTACCTTTAGAGAAATGGTGCGAACGCGCATCAAGTCAGCGCCAAATCCGTATGAAAAATGGGATTACAAATGGGTGAACAAAAACAAAATGCTGCGCTTTTACGAAGGTGCTGACGGTGTGAAAACCGGATATACGAAACAAGCGCTGCGCTGCTTAGTCAGCTCGGCTACACGAAATGGGCAGCAATTAGCCGTCGTTACTTTAAATGATGGACAAGATTGGGTCGATCATGAGCATCTGCTTGATTATGGCTTCAAGACCTTCCCATTAACGACTTTAATTGAGGCCGGACAAAAAATATCCGGTTATCCATTAATCGCCAAGCAAGCGTTAAAGTATCCTTTAACGTTAGAGGAAAAAGAGCAGGTAACCTCGCGGTTGACATTAACGCCGAAAGATACAGTGGATTATCGCCTTGGAGATCGGGGAAGGCTTGAATTTCGAATTCAGGACCAAGTGCTAGGAGCCGTCTCACTTCGTGATGACACAAGTCCAAATGGTTAA
- a CDS encoding redoxin domain-containing protein, with amino-acid sequence MKQVIERALVMGKRNKIVQIIILSVILVVGGYAIGTALLKPSNTAPVVGSTIPDIALQMADGEVKSFNDFEGKALVLNFWGTWCEPCEREMPALQQAWEKWKPEGVEVIGINIGEDKLVVQNYMKKVNVHFPMMLDLKFKARDAFNARGLPATFFVKPDRTVQAIHVGELTTEMLDNYIQQIVNAKR; translated from the coding sequence GTGAAACAAGTCATAGAAAGGGCGTTGGTGATGGGGAAACGTAACAAAATCGTACAAATTATCATCTTATCCGTCATCTTAGTCGTTGGGGGATATGCGATTGGCACTGCTTTGTTGAAACCAAGCAACACAGCGCCGGTTGTAGGTAGTACTATTCCGGACATCGCTTTGCAAATGGCCGACGGTGAAGTTAAAAGCTTTAATGACTTTGAAGGTAAAGCGCTTGTCCTTAACTTTTGGGGGACATGGTGTGAGCCTTGTGAACGCGAAATGCCAGCCTTGCAACAAGCATGGGAAAAGTGGAAACCAGAAGGTGTAGAAGTGATCGGCATTAATATCGGTGAAGACAAGCTCGTTGTACAGAACTATATGAAAAAAGTGAATGTACATTTTCCGATGATGTTGGATCTTAAATTTAAAGCGCGTGATGCTTTTAATGCACGTGGATTACCTGCGACATTTTTCGTAAAGCCTGATCGTACCGTTCAAGCCATCCATGTCGGCGAATTAACGACAGAAATGCTGGATAATTACATTCAGCAGATTGTAAACGCTAAACGCTAA
- a CDS encoding nucleoside recognition domain-containing protein — protein MVNAIWVFMLLVGFIAAAAQGKIEIVTEAIFDGAKTGVTVSFGLISVMVFWLGMMRIAEDAGLLARLAKALGPVVRYLFPDVPRNHPALGYIMSNMSANLLGLGNAATPMGIRAMQELQKLNPDKDTATPAMCTLLAINTASITLIPTTLIAIRMNFGSANAAEIVGTTLLATIIATLAAIAADRWYRSRHPTSSFPPHTTYDATSKDIAS, from the coding sequence GTGGTTAACGCAATTTGGGTGTTTATGTTGCTGGTTGGCTTTATTGCAGCCGCTGCCCAAGGGAAAATTGAAATCGTCACAGAAGCCATTTTTGATGGGGCTAAGACTGGGGTAACGGTTAGTTTTGGCCTTATTAGTGTCATGGTATTTTGGCTAGGCATGATGCGGATTGCAGAGGATGCGGGGTTGCTGGCACGTTTGGCCAAAGCGTTAGGTCCGGTTGTCCGCTATTTGTTTCCGGATGTGCCGCGCAACCATCCAGCACTCGGCTACATCATGTCGAATATGAGTGCCAATTTGCTCGGTCTTGGCAATGCCGCCACGCCGATGGGCATTCGTGCGATGCAGGAATTACAGAAGCTTAATCCCGACAAGGATACGGCTACTCCGGCGATGTGTACACTGCTAGCGATCAATACAGCTAGCATTACACTCATCCCGACTACGCTGATTGCGATTCGCATGAATTTTGGCTCGGCGAATGCAGCAGAAATAGTAGGAACGACCTTGCTTGCGACTATCATTGCCACCCTTGCAGCAATTGCGGCGGACAGATGGTATCGAAGTCGCCATCCAACATCATCCTTCCCTCCACATACGACCTATGATGCAACCTCAAAGGATATAGCTTCTTAA